One window from the genome of Enterobacteriaceae bacterium Kacie_13 encodes:
- the cho gene encoding excinuclease Cho → MWNPEKELFTELYQYPEHLRHILENLPGSSGVYIFYGDDQTFPLYIGKSVNIRSRVMSHFRNPAEAKLLHMTRDIDYVQTIGEVGALLLESDLIKSRRPLFNKRLRTARKLCSIRLQGFTANIVFSNEVDFSHSEDLFGLFKTKMSAVEKIRDIADQEKLCYGALGLEKLTKNRACFRFSLGKCAGVCCGKETPEAHFERLKNALSALKIRSWPYPGRIAIAEEADGQTDYHVINHWFYLGTVKTLEAAQEFDLAVPHFDRDSYKILCKPMFAADSPKIILLD, encoded by the coding sequence TTGTGGAATCCCGAGAAAGAGCTTTTCACCGAGCTTTATCAGTATCCTGAACATCTTCGTCATATTTTAGAGAACCTGCCAGGCAGCAGCGGAGTGTATATTTTCTATGGTGACGACCAGACATTCCCGCTGTATATCGGTAAAAGCGTGAATATCCGCAGCCGCGTGATGTCGCATTTCCGCAATCCTGCAGAGGCAAAATTGCTGCATATGACGCGCGACATCGATTATGTCCAGACCATCGGCGAAGTCGGCGCGTTACTGCTGGAATCTGATCTGATCAAATCGCGGCGTCCGCTTTTTAATAAACGGCTACGTACCGCCCGCAAACTTTGCTCCATACGGCTTCAGGGTTTTACCGCCAATATTGTGTTCAGCAACGAAGTGGATTTCTCCCACAGCGAAGACCTTTTCGGGTTGTTCAAAACCAAAATGTCTGCGGTGGAGAAAATCAGGGATATCGCCGATCAGGAGAAACTCTGTTATGGCGCGCTGGGGCTGGAAAAACTGACAAAAAACCGCGCGTGTTTCCGGTTCTCTCTCGGTAAATGCGCCGGCGTCTGTTGCGGAAAAGAAACGCCTGAGGCACATTTTGAACGCCTTAAAAATGCGCTCAGCGCCCTGAAAATCCGCAGCTGGCCCTATCCCGGTCGTATCGCCATCGCTGAAGAAGCGGATGGGCAGACGGATTATCACGTCATCAATCATTGGTTCTATCTGGGGACAGTAAAAACCCTGGAAGCGGCGCAGGAATTTGATCTCGCCGTACCGCACTTTGACCGTGACAGTTATAAAATTCTCTGCAAGCCGATGTTCGCGGCGGATAGCCCGAAAATTATTTTACTGGATTAA
- a CDS encoding LysR family transcriptional regulator — protein MRLSLEALLILDALDRHGTFAAAAARLFKTASALSYTVQKMESDLNIKLLDRSGHRATFTPTGRLMLEKGRVLLRAVSELEQQAQYVESGWESKLNISVDASVPFSLLTPVIERFYAEHQHTQLLFRQDVLAGCWEALSYGEADIVFGAVQEPVTRSGIEYRSIGWLEYVFVIAPHHPLASLPEPLLREQIRQHRAVVVHDTSRHRAGADLRVLDEQHTLGVHDFNAKVQAQIAGLGCGFLPRYLAAPHIDSGALVERCLDTQTRLDQAFMAWNENATGNAAMWWRENLQNIAGIGAIYRSEVTHN, from the coding sequence ATGCGACTAAGCCTTGAAGCGCTGCTGATCCTCGATGCACTGGATCGTCACGGTACGTTTGCTGCCGCGGCGGCCAGACTGTTTAAAACCGCGTCAGCGCTGAGCTATACCGTGCAGAAAATGGAAAGCGATCTGAACATCAAACTGCTCGACCGCTCGGGGCATCGCGCAACATTCACGCCCACTGGCCGCCTGATGCTGGAAAAAGGCCGCGTATTATTGCGCGCCGTCAGCGAGCTGGAACAACAGGCGCAATACGTCGAGAGCGGCTGGGAAAGCAAACTGAACATCAGCGTTGATGCCTCCGTGCCCTTCTCGCTTCTGACGCCAGTCATCGAACGCTTTTATGCCGAACATCAGCACACGCAATTACTGTTCCGTCAGGACGTTCTTGCCGGTTGCTGGGAAGCACTCAGCTATGGCGAGGCGGATATTGTGTTTGGTGCAGTGCAGGAACCGGTCACGCGCAGCGGCATTGAGTACCGGTCGATAGGCTGGCTGGAATACGTATTCGTTATCGCCCCCCATCATCCGCTGGCCTCGCTGCCGGAACCGCTGCTGCGTGAACAAATCCGCCAGCATCGCGCAGTGGTGGTTCACGATACTTCACGCCACCGTGCGGGCGCAGATTTACGCGTGCTCGATGAGCAACATACGCTTGGCGTTCATGATTTTAACGCCAAAGTTCAGGCGCAAATCGCCGGTCTGGGATGTGGTTTTCTGCCGCGTTATCTGGCCGCGCCCCATATTGACAGCGGTGCGCTGGTTGAGCGATGCCTGGATACCCAAACCCGTCTCGATCAGGCATTTATGGCGTGGAATGAAAATGCGACCGGCAATGCCGCGATGTGGTGGCGGGAAAACTTGCAGAATATTGCGGGGATCGGCGCTATCTATCGTAGTGAAGTTACTCACAATTAA
- a CDS encoding isochorismatase family protein, whose amino-acid sequence MSKFDLLDPQNSALIFIDHQPQMSFGVANIDRQQLKNNTVALAKAGKVFNVPVIYTSVETESFSGYIWPELLAVHPDVKPIERTSMNSWEDAGFVKAVKATGRKKLIISALWTEVCLTFPALMAMKEGYEVYVVTDTSGGTSVDAHERSIDRMVQAGAIPVTWQQVLLEYQRDWSRKETYDAVMDLVREHSGAYGMGVDYAYTMVHKAPQRKA is encoded by the coding sequence ATGTCTAAATTCGACCTGCTTGACCCACAGAACTCCGCACTGATTTTCATCGACCATCAGCCACAAATGTCTTTCGGCGTCGCGAATATCGATCGCCAGCAGCTTAAAAATAACACCGTCGCCCTCGCCAAGGCCGGCAAAGTTTTTAACGTGCCGGTGATTTATACCTCGGTGGAAACAGAAAGTTTCAGCGGTTATATCTGGCCGGAGCTGCTGGCGGTTCACCCTGATGTGAAGCCGATTGAACGCACGTCGATGAACTCCTGGGAAGATGCAGGGTTTGTGAAGGCGGTGAAAGCCACTGGCCGTAAAAAGCTGATTATCTCTGCGCTGTGGACCGAAGTCTGTCTGACATTCCCGGCTCTGATGGCGATGAAAGAAGGCTATGAAGTGTATGTGGTGACGGATACGTCCGGCGGTACCAGCGTCGATGCGCACGAACGTTCCATCGACCGCATGGTGCAGGCCGGTGCAATCCCGGTTACCTGGCAGCAGGTTCTGCTGGAATATCAGCGCGACTGGTCACGTAAAGAGACTTACGACGCCGTGATGGATCTGGTCCGCGAACACAGCGGCGCTTACGGGATGGGCGTGGATTATGCCTACACGATGGTGCACAAAGCGCCGCAGCGTAAAGCCTGA
- a CDS encoding MarR family transcriptional regulator: protein MQDIAATRAMMHLVAKLHYESDMSQVEIARKLDVSTATISRLLNKARAAGIVRIEVVGLSSPEDMTSDLVKRLGLKQAYVVDAPPGNVLGALATPLASLLQDAGLGAGSVLGIGWGRAVREVTLAGMPRLPGIMTVALNGGMQQSAPHFQITEFVRRAAEQMEGTPYFLHAPYLSSAPLRDAFLADRSVQEIISLWDRLDAAIVGIGLTHTPKPSESTTATPGEQALSDAAGDVLRHYFTESGELLHWEGEERMIAASVEQLRKTPLTIGVAATPEKAAGIIGAVRSGMINSLVTDVNTAQAILDKLPVA from the coding sequence TTGCAAGATATTGCAGCAACCCGTGCCATGATGCATTTAGTGGCGAAGCTGCACTACGAGTCTGATATGTCTCAGGTGGAGATTGCTCGCAAGCTGGATGTCTCAACGGCCACCATCTCAAGATTGCTCAATAAGGCCCGTGCGGCGGGCATTGTGCGCATCGAAGTCGTGGGATTATCTTCGCCGGAAGACATGACGTCAGATTTGGTCAAACGTCTCGGATTAAAGCAGGCCTACGTGGTCGATGCGCCGCCGGGAAATGTGCTGGGTGCGCTGGCGACCCCGCTGGCATCACTGTTGCAGGATGCCGGATTGGGGGCGGGTTCGGTGTTGGGCATTGGCTGGGGAAGGGCGGTGCGGGAAGTGACGCTGGCCGGGATGCCGCGATTGCCGGGTATCATGACCGTGGCGCTGAACGGCGGGATGCAACAGTCTGCGCCTCATTTCCAGATCACCGAGTTTGTGCGCCGGGCGGCGGAACAGATGGAAGGAACGCCATATTTCTTACATGCGCCCTATCTTTCTTCGGCGCCGCTGCGCGATGCCTTTCTCGCCGATCGCAGCGTGCAGGAAATTATTTCGCTGTGGGATCGGCTCGATGCGGCGATTGTCGGCATCGGTCTGACGCACACGCCAAAGCCGAGTGAATCCACTACCGCCACGCCGGGCGAGCAGGCACTGAGCGATGCGGCGGGCGATGTTTTGCGCCATTACTTCACCGAGTCCGGCGAGTTGCTGCACTGGGAAGGTGAGGAGCGGATGATTGCCGCATCCGTCGAGCAGTTGCGTAAAACACCGCTGACCATTGGCGTCGCCGCCACGCCAGAAAAAGCTGCCGGGATTATCGGCGCGGTGCGATCGGGTATGATCAATTCCTTAGTGACGGATGTGAACACCGCGCAGGCAATTCTGGATAAACTGCCGGTGGCATAA
- a CDS encoding tagatose-bisphosphate aldolase yields the protein MSKMSTSELRSYQQICGKNGAMLVIACDQRGAMRSLLASDPQQQSAISEHELGLIKADITQYLASKASCVLVDPVCAVPQLVDDGIIARDTALLIGLDASGWDNSPEGYRLSRLVANVDARRVRELGATGGKIMVYLRGDQEAANRHNIEILRQCIDDFAREDLLLVVEFLTYKLDNETEEEYKEKVPSLIYGGTKICLECGAKVLKLPYPGSRQACADITTLAGDVPWAVLSAGVDHTTFLKQVADAMSEGASGVIAGRSLWKDCISLDRSATKSRLESLAVPRLNELQAVIQQYFRAPAHNQTEQVEHV from the coding sequence ATGTCAAAAATGTCTACTTCAGAATTACGCAGCTATCAGCAGATTTGTGGGAAAAATGGCGCGATGCTGGTGATCGCCTGTGACCAGCGCGGTGCCATGCGCAGCCTGCTGGCCAGCGACCCTCAGCAACAATCCGCGATTTCAGAACACGAACTCGGCCTTATTAAAGCGGACATCACCCAATATCTCGCCAGCAAAGCCTCGTGTGTGCTGGTTGATCCGGTGTGTGCCGTGCCGCAACTGGTGGACGACGGCATTATTGCCCGCGACACCGCCCTGCTGATCGGCCTGGATGCGTCGGGCTGGGATAACTCGCCGGAAGGCTACCGTCTGTCACGGCTGGTTGCCAATGTGGATGCGCGACGTGTCCGTGAGTTGGGCGCGACCGGCGGAAAAATCATGGTGTATTTGCGCGGCGATCAGGAAGCCGCCAACCGCCATAACATTGAAATCCTGCGTCAGTGCATCGACGATTTTGCCCGCGAAGACCTGCTGTTGGTGGTGGAGTTCCTGACCTACAAACTCGATAACGAAACCGAGGAAGAATATAAGGAAAAAGTCCCGTCACTGATTTATGGTGGGACGAAGATTTGTCTGGAATGCGGCGCGAAAGTGCTGAAACTGCCTTATCCTGGCTCCAGACAGGCTTGTGCAGATATCACCACGCTGGCGGGCGACGTGCCGTGGGCGGTGCTGTCAGCGGGCGTTGATCACACGACTTTCCTCAAGCAAGTGGCTGACGCAATGAGCGAAGGGGCATCGGGCGTCATCGCCGGGCGTTCACTGTGGAAAGACTGCATTTCGCTTGACCGCAGCGCGACCAAATCCCGACTGGAATCGCTCGCCGTGCCGCGTCTGAACGAACTTCAGGCCGTTATCCAACAGTATTTCCGCGCACCGGCGCACAACCAAACTGAACAGGTGGAACATGTCTGA
- a CDS encoding AAA family ATPase: MSEHRSASRNGFAGKRVVLVNGIPASGKSRLAVELSERSGWLQLSLDGIKNPFLQRLQNVDRPFNRVLGQASYQVIWDIIATAPQGSTFIVDAWFGFQPKDVLQGYLQQAGVTQLVEIWCKIDAERVADRFSSRLAERLPGHVGAEYIPELKILAGNALPMALGPVYSLDQNNIDENRPVNIVVIHEWIMNSFHTQTQ; the protein is encoded by the coding sequence ATGTCTGAACACAGAAGCGCCTCACGAAATGGCTTTGCCGGAAAACGCGTTGTCCTGGTCAACGGGATCCCCGCATCGGGCAAAAGCCGGCTCGCCGTTGAGCTTTCTGAACGCAGCGGCTGGCTGCAACTGTCGCTGGATGGCATCAAAAATCCGTTTCTTCAGCGGCTGCAAAATGTCGATCGCCCGTTTAACCGCGTGCTGGGTCAGGCCAGCTATCAGGTGATTTGGGATATCATCGCCACAGCGCCACAGGGCAGCACCTTTATTGTCGATGCCTGGTTCGGTTTCCAGCCAAAAGACGTTTTGCAGGGATATCTGCAACAGGCGGGCGTGACGCAGTTGGTGGAAATCTGGTGCAAGATTGATGCAGAACGCGTGGCTGACCGTTTTTCTTCACGGCTGGCCGAACGGTTACCGGGACATGTCGGGGCAGAATATATTCCCGAATTAAAAATTCTTGCAGGAAATGCGCTGCCCATGGCGCTTGGGCCGGTATATTCTCTCGATCAGAATAATATCGATGAAAATAGGCCTGTAAATATTGTTGTTATTCATGAATGGATAATGAATTCATTCCATACACAAACGCAATAA
- the cmtB gene encoding PTS mannitol transporter subunit IIA (TolM; with CmtA (IIBC), CmtB possibly forms the mannitol-like permease component of the cryptic mannitol phosphotransferase system, which phosphorylates and transports various carbohydrates and polyhydric alcohols in Escherichia coli; cytoplasmic protein) gives MLSDWINENNTQIIPKTDDWKSAVALAVQPLIDSGAAESRYLQAIYDMHREIGPYYVLGEGIAMPHARPEEGVIRTALSLVIVSEGVEFGSEDNDPVYVIFALAAVDSHSHIEMIASLSHLFCDDEAGKKLKESNNKQEALEIIRQF, from the coding sequence ATGTTAAGCGACTGGATCAACGAAAATAATACCCAGATAATTCCGAAAACTGATGACTGGAAAAGTGCCGTGGCATTAGCGGTGCAGCCGTTAATTGATTCCGGTGCGGCAGAAAGCCGTTATCTGCAGGCGATATATGACATGCATCGGGAAATCGGTCCTTATTATGTATTGGGCGAAGGTATTGCGATGCCTCACGCCCGGCCGGAAGAAGGAGTTATCAGAACGGCGCTATCGCTGGTAATTGTTTCAGAAGGCGTCGAGTTCGGCAGTGAAGATAACGATCCGGTTTACGTTATTTTCGCTCTGGCCGCCGTTGACAGCCACTCGCACATTGAAATGATCGCCAGTCTTTCTCATCTGTTCTGCGATGACGAGGCGGGGAAAAAATTAAAAGAGAGTAATAACAAGCAGGAAGCATTAGAGATCATCCGACAGTTTTAG
- a CDS encoding PTS ascorbate transporter subunit IIB produces the protein MKRLSILAVCGAGLGSSFACEMSIEAALKDLGVEADLSHCDISSATSTRADIIMTGENFRSQFQHYTIKANIIYLKRLVDKNEIKTKLTPVLQEMGLLAVQ, from the coding sequence ATGAAAAGATTATCGATTTTAGCTGTGTGCGGCGCAGGCCTGGGCAGCAGCTTCGCCTGTGAAATGAGTATCGAAGCCGCCTTAAAAGATTTAGGCGTCGAAGCGGATTTATCACACTGTGATATCTCCAGCGCTACCTCCACCCGTGCCGATATTATTATGACCGGTGAAAATTTTCGCTCACAGTTCCAGCATTACACCATCAAAGCCAATATTATTTATCTCAAACGACTGGTGGATAAGAATGAGATTAAAACCAAGCTGACGCCGGTACTTCAGGAAATGGGTCTTCTTGCCGTCCAATAA
- a CDS encoding PTS sugar transporter subunit IIC: MSFLHFIVNDVLGQASILISLIAMIGLIALKKSPGQIITGTLKTLLGFLVLLSGAGIIVNALTFLGEIFQKGFNMRGVVTDVGSIAGIAQQTLGRETALIMVLAFIVNILIARLTRFKYIFLTGQASLWMATVCSVIGYMGGLRGAELIITGGVIAGVMAVGMPVLAQPIVRKITGSDDFALGHFCTIGYIVQAGVAKVTGDVSKSTEDFELPQAFSFLQDTYLSMMVVMIPIYLIPAIAAGPDVVAPFSNGVNYLVYAFLQSVQFVVGVYVLLSGVRLLLAEIVPAFRGIALRIVPNAIPALDCPVLFPYAPNAVIIGFISTTIGSVIGMFLFPSLGLAMILPGMLTNFFAGGTAGIFGNAVGGRRGAIIGGIFHGLFITLLPALLLPLLGKFGFSNVTFSDSDVISVGLVFGHILNFFH, encoded by the coding sequence ATGTCTTTCCTTCACTTTATTGTTAATGATGTATTAGGCCAGGCATCAATATTAATATCGCTGATTGCGATGATCGGTTTGATCGCATTGAAAAAAAGCCCCGGACAAATTATCACCGGCACATTAAAAACATTGCTGGGATTTTTAGTCTTACTTTCCGGCGCAGGAATTATTGTGAATGCACTGACCTTTCTGGGTGAAATATTCCAGAAAGGCTTTAATATGCGCGGTGTCGTGACTGATGTCGGGTCGATTGCCGGAATAGCCCAACAAACACTTGGGCGAGAAACCGCATTAATTATGGTGCTGGCGTTTATCGTCAATATTCTGATAGCCCGCCTGACGCGCTTTAAATATATCTTCCTGACCGGTCAGGCTTCCTTATGGATGGCGACCGTTTGCTCGGTCATCGGCTATATGGGTGGGCTGCGCGGTGCGGAGCTGATCATTACCGGCGGCGTGATCGCCGGTGTGATGGCGGTGGGGATGCCAGTACTGGCACAGCCGATTGTGCGCAAAATTACCGGTTCGGATGACTTTGCGCTCGGCCATTTCTGCACAATTGGCTATATCGTGCAGGCTGGGGTGGCGAAAGTCACCGGTGACGTCAGCAAAAGCACCGAAGATTTCGAGCTACCGCAAGCCTTCTCGTTCCTGCAGGATACCTATCTGTCGATGATGGTGGTGATGATCCCGATTTATCTCATCCCCGCTATCGCCGCCGGTCCGGACGTGGTCGCACCGTTCTCTAATGGCGTCAACTATCTGGTCTACGCCTTCCTGCAATCAGTACAGTTTGTCGTGGGCGTGTATGTGCTGCTTTCCGGTGTCCGCCTGCTGCTGGCTGAAATCGTCCCCGCCTTCCGCGGGATCGCCCTGCGCATCGTTCCGAACGCCATTCCGGCGCTCGATTGCCCGGTGCTGTTCCCCTATGCCCCGAACGCAGTCATCATCGGGTTTATTTCCACCACTATCGGCTCCGTCATCGGCATGTTCCTGTTCCCGAGCCTGGGGCTTGCGATGATTTTACCGGGCATGTTGACCAACTTCTTCGCAGGCGGTACGGCGGGGATCTTTGGTAACGCCGTGGGCGGGCGTCGCGGCGCGATTATCGGCGGCATCTTCCACGGGCTGTTTATCACCTTACTACCGGCGCTGTTGTTACCACTGCTCGGCAAATTCGGGTTCTCGAACGTGACGTTCAGTGACTCGGACGTTATCAGCGTCGGGCTGGTGTTCGGCCATATTCTCAACTTCTTCCACTAA
- the msrA gene encoding peptide-methionine (S)-S-oxide reductase MsrA: MTIEYAIFGGGCFWCTEAVFKDVIGVESVESVYTGGARPNPTYEQVCSGATGHAEAIRVGFDPEKLSYGDLLDIHFVTHDPTQLNRQGNDVGTQYRSVIFPVNDVQKAEAEAAILRAQPDHSQPIVTSIEPLGEVYVAEGYHQNYWDGAGQQNRYCMAVIPPKLQKLRKSFAQRTKSLNP; this comes from the coding sequence ATGACAATCGAATACGCTATTTTCGGCGGCGGCTGCTTCTGGTGTACTGAAGCGGTATTTAAAGACGTCATCGGCGTAGAGTCGGTAGAAAGTGTCTATACCGGCGGTGCGCGGCCAAATCCGACATATGAGCAAGTTTGCAGTGGTGCAACTGGCCACGCGGAAGCCATCCGTGTGGGTTTTGACCCCGAAAAACTCAGCTACGGTGACTTGCTGGATATCCACTTTGTCACGCACGACCCGACCCAGCTTAATCGTCAGGGTAACGACGTCGGCACGCAATATCGTTCGGTCATTTTCCCTGTCAATGATGTGCAAAAGGCCGAAGCAGAAGCCGCCATTCTGCGCGCGCAGCCAGATCACAGTCAGCCGATTGTGACCAGCATCGAACCGCTTGGCGAAGTTTATGTGGCCGAAGGCTATCACCAGAATTATTGGGATGGCGCGGGTCAGCAGAACCGCTATTGCATGGCGGTGATCCCACCTAAATTGCAGAAATTGCGTAAGAGTTTTGCACAGCGCACAAAGTCGCTGAATCCTTAA
- a CDS encoding carbonic anhydrase, whose amino-acid sequence MKDVIEGFLRFQKEAFPQRSKLFKKLALNQNPKTLFISCSDSRLVPELVTQREPGELFVIRNAGNIVPPFGPEPGGVSATVEYAVKALGIKDIVICGHSNCGAMSAIANCTCLDHMPAVAHWLRYSDAAKAINEATEHETPEARVNGMVHQNVVAQLGNLRTHPCVAVALAKGEITLHGWVYDIESGSIEAYDGKTFISLSDNPEVTAS is encoded by the coding sequence ATGAAAGACGTTATTGAAGGTTTCCTCAGATTCCAAAAAGAAGCGTTCCCCCAACGCTCTAAGCTCTTCAAAAAGCTCGCATTAAATCAAAATCCTAAAACACTTTTTATTTCGTGTTCAGACAGCAGGCTGGTACCGGAATTAGTCACCCAGCGTGAACCGGGTGAACTGTTTGTTATCCGTAATGCCGGTAATATCGTGCCTCCATTTGGGCCTGAGCCTGGCGGTGTTTCCGCTACCGTCGAGTATGCCGTTAAAGCACTGGGCATAAAGGATATTGTCATCTGCGGGCATTCCAACTGTGGGGCAATGAGCGCAATCGCCAACTGCACCTGTCTGGATCACATGCCTGCGGTCGCCCACTGGCTGCGTTATTCGGATGCGGCAAAAGCCATCAACGAAGCCACTGAACATGAAACACCGGAAGCCCGCGTAAACGGGATGGTGCATCAGAATGTGGTCGCACAGCTCGGCAATCTGCGCACGCATCCTTGTGTGGCGGTCGCTTTAGCCAAAGGCGAAATTACCCTGCACGGCTGGGTTTATGATATTGAATCCGGCTCGATTGAAGCCTATGACGGCAAGACTTTCATCTCGCTCTCCGATAATCCGGAAGTCACCGCGTCATAA
- a CDS encoding GNAT family N-acetyltransferase, with translation MPITALNRLADLLAAQWDALVPAQQPFLSHAFLSTLEQSGSLGPNSGWQPEHLVWQENGEIRAAIPGYRKRHSYGEYVFDQGWADACQRSGIAYYPKWLGAVPFSPVTGARLLGDEAAAVSLLQALPEYLVENALTGAHINFTDTRANRLLGEEAVWQHRLGCQYHWQNRGYRDFQDYLDALTSRKRKQFRKEREQIAAQGIEFVWLKGAEVTEAQWDFVYRCYSNTYAVRGQSPYLTRDFFSLLAQRMPEAIRLVVAQQNGRDVAMAFSLISGDTFYGRYWGCLAEFDRLHFETCFYQGMEYAIASGLARFDAGAQGEHKLLRGFEPVITDSWHYLRHPGLRDAVEDFLVEERAGVQRWADEAREMLPYRHSAEP, from the coding sequence ATGCCGATAACCGCGTTAAATCGTCTGGCCGATTTACTCGCCGCACAGTGGGACGCGCTGGTGCCTGCGCAACAACCGTTTCTTAGCCACGCGTTTTTATCCACGCTGGAACAGAGCGGCAGCCTCGGGCCAAATTCAGGCTGGCAGCCCGAACATCTGGTGTGGCAGGAAAACGGTGAAATCCGTGCCGCCATTCCGGGTTATCGCAAGCGTCATTCATATGGTGAATACGTGTTTGATCAGGGCTGGGCGGATGCCTGCCAGCGTTCGGGCATTGCCTATTATCCGAAATGGCTCGGCGCGGTACCCTTCAGTCCGGTGACAGGCGCACGTTTGCTCGGCGATGAAGCTGCCGCCGTCAGTCTTTTACAGGCGTTGCCGGAATATCTCGTCGAAAACGCCCTGACCGGCGCGCACATCAATTTCACCGATACCCGCGCCAACCGGCTGCTCGGCGAAGAAGCCGTGTGGCAGCACCGGCTCGGCTGCCAGTATCACTGGCAAAACCGCGGCTACCGCGATTTTCAGGATTATCTCGACGCCCTTACCTCACGTAAACGAAAGCAGTTTCGCAAAGAGCGCGAACAGATCGCGGCGCAGGGCATCGAATTTGTCTGGTTAAAAGGGGCAGAAGTGACTGAGGCACAGTGGGATTTTGTCTACCGCTGCTACAGCAATACCTACGCGGTACGTGGCCAGTCTCCCTACCTGACCCGCGATTTTTTCAGCCTGCTGGCGCAGCGGATGCCGGAGGCGATCCGTCTGGTCGTCGCGCAGCAAAATGGCCGCGACGTCGCGATGGCGTTCAGTTTGATCAGCGGAGATACATTTTACGGACGTTACTGGGGATGCCTCGCCGAGTTTGACCGCCTGCATTTCGAAACCTGCTTTTACCAGGGAATGGAATATGCGATTGCCAGCGGGCTGGCACGGTTTGACGCCGGGGCTCAGGGCGAACACAAATTACTGCGTGGCTTTGAGCCGGTGATCACCGACTCGTGGCACTATTTACGGCATCCGGGTCTGCGCGATGCTGTAGAAGATTTCTTAGTGGAAGAGCGTGCCGGCGTGCAGCGCTGGGCTGATGAAGCCCGTGAGATGCTGCCCTACAGGCACAGCGCCGAACCTTAA